The DNA sequence GTACTTTGTGCCCCATTTTTCATCTAATTCCAACAGATAATTCTCGGCAATTTCCTTACTTGAAGCTTTTCTTTAAATCACTCAAAAAACTCTTTACTAGCTACATACTTCAGTGAGTTACGTATCTGATGCACTATACACATTCTGCATTAGGGAACACACCGTTTATTTCTGCAGGAAAGCTTTTTAGCCCATCTACACATGCAATTAGAATATCTTCCACTCCTCTCTCTTTGAGATCATTTAGTACTCCCAACCAGAACTTCACTTTCAGCTAAATAAAACTTCTTTTCTGCCATTTTGCTAATATATTATACATACATTTACTTACACAACTCCTTAAAAAACCATGAAAACTATCGGATATACAGACTGCAGCGGACGACTACGCCATTCGTTGATTACTGTTTGTCAGTAATACTTGATATCTCTGCCGCCGATATTTTGTGATCGTAAATTTCCTCAATATGTGACGCTATATCTCCATGCCACTGGCAAATGTGCTTAAGACCTTTGCTTCAAGTTCTGTTGTTTGTCTTTTTCTAACTATTTGGGGTTCAAAGCTTCCTTCCCTGTCTCTAGGTGTTAACAACTCAAATGAGTTGTACGTAAAGTTTTTCCCATTTCTTCGATTATTTTCTTCACTTTCAGCTAATAAATGGTTTTCTATTTCACCTTCTAGACTCGCCTCCAGCAGCTTTTTTATAAATGGTGTTAATGCTCCCTCCTTTCCTGTCAACGGTCTTCCTTCTCGTATAGACGACAGGTTTCTAATTCTTTATAATCTACCAAACCGGTAGTTTTATTTACTTGACTCATGTCAAACCTCCGTTTTTTTATATCAATTATATTTTTATTTCTTGGTTTGACACAGTTTATTTAACACTTCCCAGAATCTGTTTTAATGTTATCAATATTCTTTTGGTAAGTAATATGCATACTGTCAAAAAAGGTCTTACCGTAGCAATACTTACCAGAAGGGAGTGTTAAATAAAGTCAGATCTAATTAGAGAGATGATCTTCTTACCTTTTCCTTGCCTTCGTTTTCATTTCTAACAATTTTTTCCCCACTTAATATGTCACTTATTTCATCGCCTGTTAAAGTTTCAAACTCCAGTAGATTTTCAGCAATGAGCTCCAAGTCTTTCCTACGCTTGGTCAAAATGTCTTTTGCTTTTTCATAGCAAGAAAATACAATTTTCTTTACTTCTTCATCTATAAGTTTTAATGTATCTTCAGAAATTGTCTCAGAATCATGCATGATTTGTTCACGATTGTGATATATTGGCCCTATTTTGTCACTCATTCCCCATTTCGTCACCATAGCACGTGATAAATCAGATGCTTGCTTTATATCCGAAGATGCACCGCTTGTAATTTTATCATAACCAAAAATTAGTTCTTCTGCCACTCTTCCACCCATAGCAACAGTTATATCTGCTATCATCTTTTCTCTTGTGTGAGACACTCTATCTGTTTCCGGTAGTCTCATAACTAAGCCTAAAGCTCTACCTCTTGGAATAATAGTTGCTTTGTGTATTGGATCAGAGGCAGGCATATTAACTGCAACTACTGCATGACCAGCTTCATGGTAAGCAGTAAGCTTTTTTTCTTCTTCCGTAATAACTAAGGACCGTCTTTCCATGCCCATCATCACTTTGTCACGCGCATATTCAAAATCATCCATGGTAACAATTTTCTTGTTTCTCCTCGCAGCAATAAGTGCAGATTCATTTACTAAATTTGCTAGATCAGCACCTGAAAAACCTGGTGTTCCTCTTGCAACTGTTTTTACATTCACATCTGGCGCTATCGATATTTTCTTTATATGCGTATTTAATATTCTTTCACGCCCATTGATATCAGGTAAAGAAATAGTAATCTGTCGGTCAAAACGACCAGGTCTAAGTAGTGCTGGATCTAGCACATCTGGACGGTTAGTTGCAGCAACTATTATCACACCTTCATTAGACTCGAAGCCATCCATTTCAACTAGTAACTGATTTAATGTTTGTTCCCTTTCGTCGTTACCGCCACCAAGACCAATGCCGCGATGCCTACCCACTGCATCTATTTCGTCTATGAAAATTATGCAAGGAGCATTTTTCTTGCCTTGATAAAACATATCACGTACACGGCTTGCACCAATACCGACAAACATTTCAACAAAATCAGACCCGGAAATACTAAAAAATGGTACATTAGCTTCACCTGCAATTGCACGAGCAAGTAGGGTTTTACCGGTTCCAGGGGAACCAATTAAAAGACATCCTTTTGGTATCTTTCCGCCCAATATTTGAAATTTTTGCCTTTGTTTAAGAAAATCAACGATCTCAACCAACTCTTCTTTTGCTTCATCAATTCCGGCAACATCATCAAATGTCACTTTTTTTCCACTAGTTATAAGCCTAGCTTTTGATTTGCCAAAGCTTATAGTTCTATTGCCTCCTGCTTGCGTTTGTTTAAAAAGGAAAAGTAATAAACCGAAAAAGATAAGCGTCGGAATCCATTGAATAAGTAGTCCACCAATTATACCTATTGCAGAATCTCCAATTGAAAAGGAGAACTTCACTTTTTTATCATGCAAACTTTTTATTAAGTCGCTATATATAACACCACTTGAGTTAAAGGCTGACCCATCTCTAAACTTGCCTTCAATGCTTTGGTTTCTTATAGTAACATTTTCTATATCATTATCTTCCAGTCTAGTTAAAAATTCTGAAAAAGGTATGGTTGCTTTACTCTTGCCTATACTTCCGCTGAACTGAATGTAAGCAACTGAAATAAGAACAATAATCACTAACCAGATCAATAAACCTTCTAAAAATTTTTTCATTGTTACCTTTAACTAGATATCAATAAAGTTTATCAAATTTTGTTTTATCATGCTATTAATAATGCATTGAACCTTATTGTTATCGGTATTTTTTTCGTTATAATTTACATCATGATGAGCAATCACCTTTCCATCTTTTTGCACTGTTGGCAAAGAGTAGTAAATTTCAGAGTAATAATTACAAACTTAAAAAGTTGTTTTCCACTGCAATAATCATCCTTATTATGTGTTTGTACTGGCAAAACTCTGGCGTGTGTAACATTCTACAGTAGCTTGCAGTAGTGCACTTATTACATTATCATCTATATTGCTCACTTTTTTATCCTTGAGCTTTTTGGATTTATTGTTAAGCTCTTCAAGTGCTTTTGTAAAATCACCCATGCTAACAACAGGTTCGTCTATTTTTTGCTCTTGAGTACGCTTTACGGCGTTATGCTTGGCCTCGTTTACTAAATTAGATAACTCAGCTCCTGA is a window from the Wolbachia endosymbiont of Armadillidium arcangelii genome containing:
- the ftsH gene encoding ATP-dependent zinc metalloprotease FtsH, encoding MKKFLEGLLIWLVIIVLISVAYIQFSGSIGKSKATIPFSEFLTRLEDNDIENVTIRNQSIEGKFRDGSAFNSSGVIYSDLIKSLHDKKVKFSFSIGDSAIGIIGGLLIQWIPTLIFFGLLLFLFKQTQAGGNRTISFGKSKARLITSGKKVTFDDVAGIDEAKEELVEIVDFLKQRQKFQILGGKIPKGCLLIGSPGTGKTLLARAIAGEANVPFFSISGSDFVEMFVGIGASRVRDMFYQGKKNAPCIIFIDEIDAVGRHRGIGLGGGNDEREQTLNQLLVEMDGFESNEGVIIVAATNRPDVLDPALLRPGRFDRQITISLPDINGRERILNTHIKKISIAPDVNVKTVARGTPGFSGADLANLVNESALIAARRNKKIVTMDDFEYARDKVMMGMERRSLVITEEEKKLTAYHEAGHAVVAVNMPASDPIHKATIIPRGRALGLVMRLPETDRVSHTREKMIADITVAMGGRVAEELIFGYDKITSGASSDIKQASDLSRAMVTKWGMSDKIGPIYHNREQIMHDSETISEDTLKLIDEEVKKIVFSCYEKAKDILTKRRKDLELIAENLLEFETLTGDEISDILSGEKIVRNENEGKEKVRRSSL